Proteins encoded in a region of the Candidatus Neomarinimicrobiota bacterium genome:
- a CDS encoding T9SS type A sorting domain-containing protein translates to MTALEEYLKDMMEMDSLDYEPYKNIEKKIVTINIPVKFALKPAYPNPFNPVTTIPFELPEDSKVRMDVYDILGRRVVELIPQESIWTNGIYTAGYHNITLNEANLASGVYIVRAEMISMKDNSRHSFIRKVMLLK, encoded by the coding sequence TTGACTGCTCTGGAAGAGTATTTAAAAGATATGATGGAGATGGATAGTCTGGATTATGAGCCTTATAAGAATATAGAGAAGAAAATTGTTACGATAAATATACCAGTGAAATTTGCCCTAAAGCCTGCCTATCCAAACCCATTTAATCCTGTTACCACAATACCATTTGAATTACCAGAAGATTCAAAGGTAAGAATGGATGTATATGATATACTTGGTAGAAGAGTGGTTGAACTGATTCCGCAGGAATCCATATGGACAAACGGTATTTATACAGCTGGATATCATAACATAACCTTGAATGAAGCAAATCTTGCAAGTGGTGTATATATCGTAAGAGCTGAGATGATATCGATGAAAGATAACAGCAGACATAGCTTCATAAGAAAGGTGATGTTGCTGAAGTGA
- a CDS encoding O-antigen ligase family protein — protein MRNLFKYFFNIITLIIIILVILAIDNSVHHPYHTPKNYIFISIVPLVCLISLIIGFRRNNSQLSFTIIETLLLVRITWLFITNPTLWKSTSLLGHWIILSLIVLTLLIRQIADIIFIRAFITSLFLLGTIQSIVGLFQHFTIREVPEGIIKTVMIGTVGTANGYGSFLAISLIAGLYLLVKYRKKTFVLSTIIPIQILILLSLMLNMSRGAILSLCVCILLVTGYILYKKFNINLNLIYLILPGLFLIFIIILYRINPESAKGRIMEWRISLPMFIENPIKGIGYGRYAVEYLNYQGRFFANGKHKQLEYKATNIKQAHNEYIQAFCEAGLIGGALFISIWVIAIYNLAKFSFNKNLNIEYVTTGLILLVLLIHSLVDTPLHVLPLSVVAYSILGTVPGKKYVFHISGKLKYLILAILIAYTGYTSHKLIYQYPAYKYWQKGVYFANIQRMRLAEYEYRRALKILKDNGELLFHLGSSLVISGDYTRGIYYLNKSRLNFNDRNIYLSLALAYTRLKEYEKAIKYAEIAHNMFPDHLAPYLILGEIYYYTGDYEKSKKSLIKCINRDTYIQSTDITQISMDARNLWERFYNREH, from the coding sequence ATGAGAAATCTATTTAAATATTTTTTTAACATAATAACATTAATTATAATAATTCTAGTAATCCTGGCTATCGATAACTCTGTACACCATCCCTACCATACTCCCAAAAACTATATTTTTATATCTATTGTCCCTCTTGTATGTTTAATTTCTTTAATAATCGGTTTCAGAAGAAATAATTCTCAACTGTCATTCACGATTATAGAAACACTGTTACTTGTTAGAATAACATGGCTATTTATTACAAATCCAACATTATGGAAAAGTACCAGTTTACTCGGTCACTGGATTATTTTATCCTTAATAGTTCTAACACTACTTATAAGGCAAATAGCCGATATTATCTTTATAAGAGCGTTTATTACATCCCTTTTCCTCCTCGGGACTATTCAATCTATTGTTGGTCTATTTCAACATTTTACAATAAGAGAAGTACCTGAAGGTATTATAAAAACAGTAATGATTGGCACGGTTGGTACTGCAAATGGATATGGCTCATTTTTAGCTATCTCATTAATTGCTGGACTATACTTATTAGTAAAATATAGAAAAAAGACCTTTGTTTTATCTACTATTATTCCAATACAAATCTTAATTCTTTTATCACTTATGCTTAATATGAGTAGAGGCGCTATACTAAGTCTATGCGTATGTATCCTTTTAGTCACTGGTTATATTTTATACAAAAAGTTTAATATTAACTTAAATTTGATATACCTTATTTTGCCAGGTTTATTTCTTATTTTTATAATAATTCTTTATAGAATCAATCCAGAATCTGCAAAAGGAAGAATAATGGAGTGGAGAATATCTCTTCCAATGTTTATTGAAAATCCGATTAAGGGGATTGGATACGGTAGATATGCGGTTGAATATCTTAATTATCAGGGCAGGTTTTTTGCCAATGGTAAACATAAGCAACTGGAATATAAAGCAACTAATATCAAACAAGCTCACAATGAATATATTCAAGCTTTTTGCGAAGCGGGGTTGATTGGTGGAGCTTTGTTTATATCTATATGGGTAATAGCTATATACAATCTGGCTAAGTTTTCTTTCAATAAAAATTTAAATATAGAATATGTAACTACTGGACTTATATTACTTGTTTTATTAATTCATTCGTTGGTAGATACACCACTGCATGTTTTGCCACTCTCTGTGGTTGCATATTCCATTCTTGGTACTGTCCCTGGGAAAAAGTATGTATTTCATATTTCAGGAAAATTAAAATATTTGATCTTAGCAATACTTATAGCATACACAGGGTATACGTCTCATAAACTTATCTACCAATATCCTGCTTACAAATACTGGCAGAAAGGTGTATACTTTGCAAATATCCAACGCATGAGACTGGCAGAATATGAATATAGAAGGGCATTAAAAATATTGAAAGACAATGGTGAGCTATTATTTCATCTAGGTTCTTCACTTGTTATTAGTGGAGATTATACAAGAGGTATTTATTATCTTAATAAATCGAGATTAAATTTTAACGACAGAAATATATATCTTTCACTTGCCTTAGCTTATACGAGATTAAAAGAGTATGAAAAAGCTATAAAATACGCAGAAATAGCGCACAATATGTTTCCCGATCACCTTGCACCGTATCTAATTCTCGGGGAGATATATTACTATACCGGGGATTATGAAAAATCAAAGAAATCTTTGATTAAATGCATAAACAGAGACACCTATATACAATCAACTGATATTACTCAAATTTCCATGGATGCAAGAAATTTATGGGAAAGATTTTATAATCGTGAACACTAA